From the Manis javanica isolate MJ-LG chromosome 11, MJ_LKY, whole genome shotgun sequence genome, one window contains:
- the LOC140844381 gene encoding olfactory receptor 2AG1-like, with the protein MELWNSTLGSGFILVGILKNSGSPELLWVTIAVLYILALTSNGLLLLVITMDTRLHVPMYLLLSQLSLMDLMFASLVTPKMLVDYLRRESTISFGGCAFQMLAILTVGGAEDLLLAFMAYDRYAAICHPLNYMVLMRPRVCCLMVATSWMLAFLNSVIHTSYTMHFPFCMSRVIRHLFCEIPPLLKLACADTSRYELMVYVMGVIFLMPTFAAILASYMFVLVAVLHMSSGEGRQKALITCSSHLTVVGMYYGAAMFMYIQPSSYHSPQQDNILSVFYIIITPVLNPLIYSLRNKEVMGAFKRALGRIASVWRW; encoded by the coding sequence ATGGAGCTCTGGAACTCCACCCTGGGAAGTGGCTTCATCTTGGTGGGGATTCTCAAGAACAGTGGGTCTCCTGAGCTGCTCTGGGTCACAATTGCAGTCCTGTACATATTAGCCCTGACCAGCAATGGCCTGCTGCTCCTGGTGATCACAATGGACACCCGTCTCCATGTGCCCATGTACCTCCTGCTCAGCCAGCTTTCTCTCATGGACTTGATGTTTGCATCTCTAGTTACTCCCAAAATGCTAGTGGATTATCTGCGTAGGGAGAGCACCATTTCCTTTGGGGGCTGTGCCTTTCAGATGTTGGCCATTCTCACCGTGGGAGGTGCAGAGGACCTCCTACTGGCATTCATGGCCTATGACAGATATGCGGCCATTTGTCATCCTCTGAACTACATGGTCCTCATGAGGCCAAGGGTCTGCTGCCTCATGGTGGCCACATCTTGGATGCTGGCTTTCCTGAACTCTGTGATACACACCTCATATACTATGCACTTTCCTTTCTGCATGTCCCGAGTAATCAGGCACCTATTCTGTGAGATCCCACCTCTGCTGAAGTTGGCCTGTGCAGATACCTCCAGATATGAGCTCATGGTGTACGTGATGGGTGTGATCTTTCTTATGCCTACCTTTGCTGCTATCCTTGCCTCCTATATGTTTGTCCTAGTTGCTGTGCTCCACATGTCCTCGGGTGAGGGGAGGCAGAAAGCCCTCATCACATGCTCCTCGCACCTGACTGTGGTAGGAATGTACTATGGAGCTGCCATGTTTATGTACATCCAGCCCAGTTCCTACCATAGTCCCCAACAGGACAATATCCtctctgtattttatattatcattACTCCAGTACTGAACCCTCTTATCTATAGTCTGAGAAATAAGGAGGTAATGGGAGCCTTCAAGAGAGCATTGGGGAGGATTGCTTCTGTTTGGAGATGGTAG